GTTTGACTTTGCGAGcgagggatgggggtggtagCCCTCGCTtttcttggtggttgtgttgctgttgtcgtcAAGGTTATTAttgttgttttcttcttccgaATGTGACGACGATGGTCGAGGGCGGGCGTCGATTTCGGATGATAACTTTGAGAGCGCCTCTGACTCGGAGGAGATGTACGAAGTCAAGACGTCGATTCTGGCGAGGGTTTGTTCTAGCTCTGCCAGTTGAGATTGGAGGGACAAGAGCTCTGATGCTAAAGAGactgggttgggggaggaggaggagttgagttggagggagagttgggcgagggaggttaGGGCTGTTGAGCCTTCACGAGTGAGTGAGTCCTCGAGAGACGTGAGAATGGATTCACGGCttgtggtgaggaggtcgtctttgggttggtgtttttggagttgggcGAGGGTCTCGGACTCGAAACGGAGAAGCAAAGCACGCTCCTCGTCTGCGGCTTCGTTGGCAGCAGCGAGGGCCAAGAGGGCTTTGAGAGTGTCGGCATTGCGCTCgaatggtggaggggggcggtTGGAGGGGAATTTGCGGGCGAGCCAGGTGTCGATGTATGACCAGTCTTTGGCTGCGGAGGCGGCTGCGCGGGCGACGGATGGTGAGAagatggcggtgttgttcAGGAGGTGAGCCATTGTGTAAGTGAGTGTGAGATGAGCTGTGAGCGGGGAATGTGTGATCATTTGGTGTGTGTCAAACTTCTATGATGGGTTTGATGGTTTCAGAAATATGCAGTCTTGAAAGTCATAGAACCAGACGATTCATGATTTTAAATGtttcatctcatcccatGTGGTGAGCTTGAAAGGTGTCGTTGATGGGAGCCAAGACACCGGCAGGCGTTAGGTGGGCTTGGTGGGCTGGTGGGGCGCTTCTTGCCGGCTTTGACATACCCACTATCACGAGAAGCTTCTGATTGGCTGGTAACTGCTAAAGTAAACAAACTCCGGAGGTTCCTTGCAGGGGTGCTTCCCGACACGTCCAAAGATAATTCTGGACGCGACTGCCTCACAAGCCCATGCGCGTGCCTTGCTCTTAATCGACAATTCCTCGGACTCcagcctgctgctgtcctcCGTTCTCAGCATTTTGCCTTAACTTTTTTTGTTCATTGCGCAGCATTTACCACCCATGACGGCGACGGCCTGACAGCAGCATTTattgttgtttttgtgtgttttttttggccATTTCATTCTCCACAGCAGCCCCGAGACTTTGTGATCGATAATCCATTTGATTTACCCCCCCATCGCCATGGTGCAGCCAGGCATTGGCGGTCTGGACACGCCACGGACCAACATTGGAGACGCGACATACCTTGGACGCCAGCCAGACTTTGACCTTTCCCAAGAACTGTCAGATTTCCAGTCACCATCCAAAGACGCGAATTTATTACAACAGCTCCGTAATGGCGGCCGACCGACCCTCAAGACCCCGCGCGGTGGTCGAGGTCCTCTGAGGGATCGACAAAACCTCCCCGGCTTTGGAGGCAACGAgttcacccccctcctcaagtcTGCGACCCGAAACAGTGCCAGAAGATATGGCGCTGGCAAGGAAAATGGGCTGGGCCGGGCCTCGACTCTCAACTTTCTCAACAGAATCGACGAAGATATGACGCCTCTGCACGCCGGCGAGACTAGCATTTACCTTGGCTCTCGGAACACGTCGTCGATCGAACACACGCCTCTCCCCGAAGTGGACAGTAGTAGTGTTGCATCCACTCCGCTGGTCATGAGGCGGCGCGACAACAGTGGCAAGGGCCCACTCGAAGACGGCAACCAGCTCTCGTTGCGTGAGCAAGAAAACGTGATCGACAGAATAGAAAAGGAGAACTTTGGCCTCAAGCTCAAGATTCactttttggaggaggcgttgCGCAAGGCCGGGCCGGGATTCAGCGAAGCCGCTCTCAAGGAGAACACGGAGCTCAAAGTCGACAAGGTCACCATGCAACGAGAGCTCCAACGGTACAAGAAACATCTTACTTCAGCCGAGAAGGACCTCGAGACATACCGACAACAGATTGTCGAGGTacaagaaaaagcaaaaaagaagTACGCCATCGAGGATCAAGGTGCCGAGCTGGAGCGACTTAGGCAGGCGCTGGAAGACAAGGAGACCGAGGTGGGTAAACTTCAGAGGCGGATAGAGGAGGAACAAAAGGAGCAGGACAAGCTAGGGAATTTGCAGGACGAAATCACCGACCTTGAACATGACCTTCGAAGAAAAGACGACGTCATTACACAGCAGGAGGACGAGATTGAGGATTTGAAAGACAAGGTGaccgagtttgaggagaaGCTTAAGGAGGCACAACGGCGTAtgctggagatggaggaaaaggcaaaagaCTCGGACCGTCTTCACGAGGCCAAGGACACCATCGAGGATCTAGAACACAACGTACGGCGGCTGGAACAGCAAGTCGATGATATGAAGGACAAACTTCAGGACGCAGTGGCCGAAAAAGAACGAGCCGAGAATGacctggaggagctgcaaGAAGAAATGGCAGACAAGTCTGTAGTAACCAAGGGTCTCTCTCGTCAAGTGGAAGAAAAGGTGTCGCGCCTGCAGGCTGAAGTCGACAAAGCTCGACAGGAG
The sequence above is a segment of the Podospora pseudoanserina strain CBS 124.78 chromosome 5, whole genome shotgun sequence genome. Coding sequences within it:
- a CDS encoding hypothetical protein (EggNog:ENOG503P4UT), whose amino-acid sequence is MITHSPLTAHLTLTYTMAHLLNNTAIFSPSVARAAASAAKDWSYIDTWLARKFPSNRPPPPFERNADTLKALLALAAANEAADEERALLLRFESETLAQLQKHQPKDDLLTTSRESILTSLEDSLTREGSTALTSLAQLSLQLNSSSSPNPVSLASELLSLQSQLAELEQTLARIDVLTSYISSESEALSKLSSEIDARPRPSSSHSEEENNNNNLDDNSNTTTKKSEGYHPHPSLAKSNLAAQRRIKTLAARVQELSAHASPNPSADRDQSVSIQEIHVQEQAYLGLLQQKKELDAQLAVFAGLPHDIDAAREELENLRIELTRVTERRDSVFEGLVERETPKKGRSGTIGRR